A genomic stretch from Astatotilapia calliptera chromosome 4, fAstCal1.2, whole genome shotgun sequence includes:
- the arhgap23a gene encoding rho GTPase-activating protein 23 isoform X3, with translation MLVASDADLTKLSAPMPAAMLPCPAPAGSDWSFQNPVGVDCSSPEPRCIWLAVLRGGTTSEPPTSPPAMPIGHSQSSHQPRAKGRRDGFSSAGDNPRPPMATRPGREGVGMGWKGPRTLVLHKNSQGFGFTLRHFIVYPPESALHTNLKDEENGNGKGFQKGQLEPMDTIFVKNVREKGPAHQAGLCTGDRLVKVNGESILGKTYSQVIALIQNSESVLELSIMPKDEDVLQLAYSQDAYLTGNEPYAGGAENLPPPPPLCYPRSKTTSVSGAPLSSPMGQNQLDNWSRWPGSSSPSSPLDNRSAVCSPASWQEGRPGEPGGVGHSSPAHRTEEIQYGMTSQQPQGQIRGRSYSSSSSSGGPLSSPLQVHYPNHHGASSSQAQPRKSSSAWTSPPQPQISHSRSDRCQQALSDWYYNQQPDRSVRKMQTRHRSYSQDRLSESRRQQQRTGGWPHSASQDTLLLLQQSGPGPQGEPYWSYGDHTATNYTRTRSENLLALYDHHGRSLEMLDRGAAGLVSPRIDRPAWLQQAPKPPPRTDAYHRQGNHFSAAQAPQVSRQSQPTSKHHPQTHTQPQPAPTQSRRLPPGQSVDDLPVGYRSYSPSFYRKTGRILQQAHSFRDPSYSGPHLNWNPVPKTSPPEGTPAPPTASTTTPVASATPESQDRGYRPTNHERERGAVEGQAELVAQTQEVVMRQKPPTGRRNVQGMRHPHYALPLDGLEPSLFSPDPKDSAPGPGSTGDVASGKPNGNLAPLPLEDDSLASIPFIDEPTSPGADLRARHVPASSVVSSGMSSTPAVVNSPASPTFTFPLTRLFSHDCSSIKSSRRSSYVLAISSERSKSCDEGLNTFREDGRSFRRLPKRVKSFFTDGSLDNIGTAEEVRSKRHSTSELGNITYSDVWREGWLHYKQIHTEKGKKVGSAMRPWKRVFSVLRSQSLFLYKDKREAVLRGATFGGSAEDEQPISIQGCLVDIAYSETKRKHALRLTTQDFCEYLLQAEDREDMLNWIKVIGENSKIDNEELGFSRQALINKKLNDYRKQSPAVNKPDSSPKLSRMKPPFLLNKTENAAGAPRSPKPEGKDESSPPKSPWGINIMKKAKKAGPKAFGVRLEECQPGTNNKFVPMIVEICCGLVEEMGLEYTGIYRVPGNNAMVSLLQEQLNKGVDINPAEEKWQDLNVVSSLLKSFFRKLPEPLFTNDKYNDFIDANRMENASDRLKTMKKLIRDLPDHYYHTLKFLVGHLKTVADNSDKNKMEPRNLALVFGPTLVRTSEDNMKDMVTHMPDRYKIVETLIQHCTWFFTDELDKDEKTPVDTEDVQPAPNIDHLLSNIGRTALLGEASDSTNSDSAKSKGSWGSKKDLTAKEFLALSIMSAVTGRKRRKRHNARRVGSSTDDDSEHEPIKAGHLGAGEEEEVESPVGDTAPRAEGEEDDDEEEEEDEEEEDEEVAESGVKEERQEEPAVKPNRLSCKVEEEAGGRQAAMLNEEEEVQAEVKGPQWRAPEDARSIVSGYSTLSTLGRSLGSEGRGDDADDEHSELVSETDNESGFASRSLTQERPDKHPAPPVNTQLLAPPRSFLYTHYKSPALSTSNILTPPTSLTQRPDSTERSDGGARSTTPSSSSFSSSSTTHRLHSRPSFNSHKLIQCDTLARRKLKSEKNKTRSLDLMESPEGTAPSEGSGSGTEGAPTAKRDTSRTNTSSGSSQESLRPARPKPAVLPSEAASFTPTGPGGKSLADQVRARLLGSADNLHRVGLRKPPSPETRRKKRAWRRHTVVASPTEMSDKRPQLIVSDFPLSPNNQNQVKTQGLPRDAEGLDQGPATRQAPTSNFHQYL, from the exons GATGAGGAGAACGGTAACGGAAAGG GGTTTCAGAAAGGTCAGTTGGAGCCAATGGACACTATATTTGTGAAGAACGTGAGAGAAAAGGGTCCGGCCCATCAGGCAGGCCTGTGCACAG GGGATCGTCTGGTGAAAGTGAATGGAGAAAGTATTCTAGGAAAGACGTACTCACAGGTGATCGCCCTCATTCAGAACAG TGAGAGCGTGTTGGAGCTCTCCATTATGCCAAAGGATGAAGATGTGCTTCAGTTG GCGTACTCCCAGGATGCCTACCTGACGGGTAATGAACCGTACGCTGGGGGAGCTGAAAACCTTCCGCCGCCACCCCCCCTATGTTACCCACGCTCCAAGACGACGTCGGTTTCTGGAGCTCCCCTCTCATCCCCCATGGGCCAGAACCAGCTGGATAACTGGAGTCGCTGGCCAGGTTCTTCCAGCCCCTCATCACCCTTGGACAACCGATCTGCTGTGTGCAGCCCCGCCAGCTGGCAGGAGGGGCGGCCAGGCGAGCCCGGTGGTGTGGGTCACAGCAGTCCAGCCCACCGCACAGAGGAGATCCAGTACGGTATGACCAGCCAGCAGCCTCAGGGCCAGATTAGGGGACGCTCCTACTCTTCGTCTTCCTCCTCCGGAGGCCCTTTGTCCAGCCCGCTACAAGTTCACTACCCCAACCACCATGGTGCCAGTTCTTCACAGGCTCAGCCACGCAAGTCCAGCTCAGCCTGGACCAGTCCCCCTCAGCCACAGATCAGCCACAGCCGCAGTGACCGCTGCCAGCAGGCCCTCTCTGACTGGTACTACAACCAGCAGCCGGATCGCTCAGTACGCAAGATGCAGACCCGCCATCGGAGCTACTCACAAGACCGGCTCAGTGAATCAAGGAGGCAGCAGCAGCGTACAGGTGGCTGGCCACACAGCGCCTCCCAGGACACTCTGCTCTTACTTCAGCAGTCAGGACCCGGACCCCAAGGGGAGCCATACTGGTCCTACGGAGACCACACTGCCACTAACTATACTCGAACACGCTCTGAAAATTTGCTCGCCCTCTACGACCACCATGGTCGCTCGTTAGAGATGTTGGACCGAGGAGCAGCTGGACTGGTCTCGCCTCGGATTGACAGGCCCGCGTGGCTCCAGCAGGCCCCCAAGCCTCCCCCGAGGACTGACGCTTACCACAGGCAGGGCAACCATTTTAGCGCAGCGCAAGCTCCTCAAGTGTCCCGGCAGTCACAGCCAACCTCTAAACACCACCCACAGACCCACACCCAGCCACAGCCGGCGCCCACTCAGAGCAGGCGGCTTCCTCCTGGACAGAGCGTGGACGACCTGCCGGTGGGCTACCGTAGCTACAGCCCATCTTTTTACCGCAAAACAGGCCGCATCCTGCAGCAGGCTCATTCGTTCAGGGACCCTTCATACTCTGGCCCCCACTTAAACTGGAACCCAGTACCTAAAACCAGCCCTCCAGAGGGGACGCCAGCACCTCCCACTGCCTCCACCACAACTCCAGTTGCCTCCGCCACGCCCGAATCCCAGGACAGAGGGTACAGGCCAACAAACCACGAGAGGGAACGAGGGGCAGTGGAAGGGCAGGCTGAATTGGTGGCACAGACCCAGGAAGTGGTGATGAGGCAGAAACCCCCCACGGGGCGGAGGAATGTCCAGGGTATGCGTCACCCTCACTATGCCCTGCCTTTGGATGGGCTAGAACCCTCTTTGTTTTCTCCTGATCCCAAAGACTCAGCCCCAGGTCCCGGTTCCACAGGAGATGTAGCCTCAGGCAAACCAAATGGAAACCTTGCTCCCCTCCCACTAGAGGATGACTCTCTGGCCTCCATCCCCTTCATAG ACGAGCCAACCAGCCCCGGCGCCGATTTGCGCGCCCGGCACGTGCCGGCGTCCTCCGTTGTCTCCAGCGGCATGAGTTCAACGCCCGCCGTGGTCAACAGCCCTGCATCCCCCACCTTCACCTTCCCCCTCACTAGGCTCTTCTCACACGACTGCA GCAGTATTAAATCCAGTCGCCGTTCCTCCTATGTTCTAGCCATCTCCAGCGAGCGCTCCAAGTCATGTGACGAAGGACTCAACACGTTCAGAGAGGACGGACGATCCTT TAGGAGGCTTCCAAAAAGAGTGAAGAGCTTCTTCACAGATGGG TCTCTGGACAACATCGGGACAGCGGAGGAGGTTCGGTCGAAACGTCACTCCACCTCGGAGCTGGGAAACATCACTTACAGCGATGTATGGCGAGAAGGATGGCTGCACTACAAGCAGATCCACACCGAGAAGGGCAAG AAGGTAGGCAGCGCCATGCGTCCGTGGAAGCGTGTCTTTTCGGTTCTTCGCTCCCAATCGCTGTTCCTCTACAAGGATAAGCGGGAGGCGGTGCTTCGCGGAGCCACATTTGGAGGTTCGGCCGAGGATGAGCAGCCGATCAGCATCCAGGGCTGCCTGGTGGACATCGCGTACAGCGAGACCAAACGAAAGCACGCCCTCCGGCTGACCACCCAGGACTTCTGTGAGTATTTGCTGCAAGCGGAGGACCGGGAGGACATGCTGAATTGGATAAAGGTCATCGGGGAGAACAGCAAGATAGACAACGAG GAGCTCGGCTTTTCCAGGCAGGCCCTCATTAATAAGAAGCTTAATGACTACAGAAAACAAAG TCCAGCTGTCAACAAGCCAGACTCCTCTCCCAAGTTGTCCCGTATGAAGCCTCCCTTCCTGCTCAATAAGACGGAGAACGCTGCTGGAGCGCCACGCTCGCCCAAACCAGAAGGCAAAG ATGAGAGCAGCCCTCCCAAGTCTCCATGGGGAATTAACATCatgaagaaagcaaagaaagctGGGCCCAAAGCTTTCGGTGTGAGGCTGGAGGAATGTCAACCTGGTACAAATAACAAG TTCGTTCCAATGATTGTGGAGATCTGCTGTGGCCTCGTGGAGGAGATGGGTCTGGAATACACCGGCATTTACCGAGTCCCAGGGAATAACGCCATGGTGTCGCTGCTCCAGGAGCAGCTCAACAAGGGCGTGGACATCAACCCTGCAGAGGAG AAGTGGCAGGACCTCAATGTCGTCAGTAGCTTACTCAAATCCTTCTTCAGGAAACTCCCAGAGCCACTCTTCACCAACG ACAAGTACAACGACTTCATCGATGCCAATCGGATGGAAAATGCATCCGACAGACTGAAGACCATGAAGAAGTTG ATCCGCGACCTCCCAGATCATTATTACCACACTCTCAAGTTCCTGGTTGGTCACCTGAAGACTGTAGCCGACAACTCGGATAAAAACAAG ATGGAGCCTCGTAACTTGGCTCTCGTGTTTGGGCCGACGCTGGTTCGGACGTCTGAGGACAACATGAAAGACATGGTCACTCACATGCCCGACCGCTACAAGATCGTAGAAACGCTCATACAACAC TGCACCTGGTTTTTCACTGATGAGCTAGACAAGGATGAGAAG ACACCAGTGGACACGGAGGACGTGCAGCCCGCCCCCAACATCGACCACCTGCTCTCCAACATCGGCAGGACCGCTCTGCTCGGCGAAGCCTCGG attCAACCAACAGTGATTCAGCGAAATCAAAG GGGTCATGGGGGTCAAAGAAGGACCTCACAGCCAAGGAATTCCTGGCTCTGTCCATCATGTCAGCGGTTACTGGCCGCAAACGCAGGAAGCGCCATAACGCCCGCCGCGTGGGCAGCAGCACCGACGACGACTCTGAGCATGAGCCGATCAAAGCTGGACATTTAGGggcaggagaggaagaggaggtggagtCGCCAGTAGGAGACACTGCTCCTCgagcagagggagaggaggatgatgacgaagaggaagaagaggacgaggaggaggaggatgaggaagtTGCAGAGAGCGGAGTGAAAGAGGAGCGACAAGAGGAGCCGGCCGTTAAACCCAATCGGTTGTCCTGTAAAGTGGAAGAGGAGGCGGGAGGAAGGCAGGCAGCCATGTTaaacgaggaggaggaggtgcaggCGGAGGTGAAGGGGCCTCAGTGGCGAGCTCCAGAGGATGCTCGCTCTATAGTTTCAGGTTACTCCACCCTCTCTACTTTAGGGCGGAGCTTGGGATCTGAGGGGAGGGGGGACGATGCTGATGATGAACACAGCGAGCTggtgagcgagacagataatgAGAGCGGCTTCGCCTCGCGCTCTCTTACACAGGAGAGACCCGATAAACACCCGGCGCCACCTGTAAACACGCAGCTGCTGGCGCCGCCGCGAAGCTTTCTCTACACACACTACAAAAGCCCCGCTCTGTCAACCAGTAACATTCTCACCCCACCCACTTCCCTCACACAGAGACCAGACTCCACAGAGAGGAGCGACGGAGGGGCCCGCTCCACTAcaccttcttcctcctccttctcgtcCTCCTCCACCACTCACAGACTGCACTCGCGGCCTTCCTTTAACTCCCACAAGCTGATCCAGTGCGACACTCTGGCCAGGAGGAAGCTGAAGTCTGAGAAAAACAAGACTCGCTCCCTGGACCTGATGGAGTCTCCCGAGGGCACGGCTCCATCCGAGGGCTCCGGCTCAGGAACGGAAGGTGCACCCACAGCAAAGAGGGATACCTCCAGAACCAACACTTCCTCAGGCAGCAGCCAGGAGAGTCTGCGCCCAGCCCGACCCAAGCCTGCCGTGCTGCCCAGCGAGGCCGCTTCCTTCACTCCGACCGGCCCGGGCGGGAAGTCGCTGGCCGATCAGGTCCGCGCCCGACTGCTAGGCTCAGCTGACAACCTGCACCGCGTCGGACTGCGGAAACCACCGTCACCCGAGACGCGCAGGAAGAAGCGGGCTTGGCGCAGACACACTGTGGTGGCTTCCCCGACTGAGATGTCCGATAAGAGACCCCAGCTGATTGTCAGCGATTTCCCCTTATCTCCTAACAATCAAAACCAGGTCAAAACACAAGGGCTGCCTCGGGATGCAGAAGGTCTTGACCAAGGACCGGCTACACGTCAAGCACCCACCTCCAATTTCCACCAGTACCTTTGA
- the arhgap23a gene encoding rho GTPase-activating protein 23 isoform X9, with translation MLVASDADLTKLSAPMPAAMLPCPAPAGSDWSFQNPVGVDCSSPEPRCIWLAVLRGGTTSEPPTSPPAMPIGHSQSSHQPRAKGRRDGFSSAGDNPRPPMATRPGREGVGMGWKGPRTLVLHKNSQGFGFTLRHFIVYPPESALHTNLKDEENGNGKGFQKGQLEPMDTIFVKNVREKGPAHQAGLCTGDRLVKVNGESILGKTYSQVIALIQNSESVLELSIMPKDEDVLQLVSAYSQDAYLTGNEPYAGGAENLPPPPPLCYPRSKTTSVSGAPLSSPMGQNQLDNWSRWPGSSSPSSPLDNRSAVCSPASWQEGRPGEPGGVGHSSPAHRTEEIQYGMTSQQPQGQIRGRSYSSSSSSGGPLSSPLQVHYPNHHGASSSQAQPRKSSSAWTSPPQPQISHSRSDRCQQALSDWYYNQQPDRSVRKMQTRHRSYSQDRLSESRRQQQRTGGWPHSASQDTLLLLQQSGPGPQGEPYWSYGDHTATNYTRTRSENLLALYDHHGRSLEMLDRGAAGLVSPRIDRPAWLQQAPKPPPRTDAYHRQGNHFSAAQAPQVSRQSQPTSKHHPQTHTQPQPAPTQSRRLPPGQSVDDLPVGYRSYSPSFYRKTGRILQQAHSFRDPSYSGPHLNWNPVPKTSPPEGTPAPPTASTTTPVASATPESQDRGYRPTNHERERGAVEGQAELVAQTQEVVMRQKPPTGRRNVQGMRHPHYALPLDGLEPSLFSPDPKDSAPGPGSTGDVASGKPNGNLAPLPLEDDSLASIPFIAISSERSKSCDEGLNTFREDGRSFRRLPKRVKSFFTDGSLDNIGTAEEVRSKRHSTSELGNITYSDVWREGWLHYKQIHTEKGKKVGSAMRPWKRVFSVLRSQSLFLYKDKREAVLRGATFGGSAEDEQPISIQGCLVDIAYSETKRKHALRLTTQDFCEYLLQAEDREDMLNWIKVIGENSKIDNEELGFSRQALINKKLNDYRKQSPAVNKPDSSPKLSRMKPPFLLNKTENAAGAPRSPKPEGKDESSPPKSPWGINIMKKAKKAGPKAFGVRLEECQPGTNNKFVPMIVEICCGLVEEMGLEYTGIYRVPGNNAMVSLLQEQLNKGVDINPAEEKWQDLNVVSSLLKSFFRKLPEPLFTNDKYNDFIDANRMENASDRLKTMKKLIRDLPDHYYHTLKFLVGHLKTVADNSDKNKMEPRNLALVFGPTLVRTSEDNMKDMVTHMPDRYKIVETLIQHCTWFFTDELDKDEKTPVDTEDVQPAPNIDHLLSNIGRTALLGEASDSTNSDSAKSKGSWGSKKDLTAKEFLALSIMSAVTGRKRRKRHNARRVGSSTDDDSEHEPIKAGHLGAGEEEEVESPVGDTAPRAEGEEDDDEEEEEDEEEEDEEVAESGVKEERQEEPAVKPNRLSCKVEEEAGGRQAAMLNEEEEVQAEVKGPQWRAPEDARSIVSGYSTLSTLGRSLGSEGRGDDADDEHSELVSETDNESGFASRSLTQERPDKHPAPPVNTQLLAPPRSFLYTHYKSPALSTSNILTPPTSLTQRPDSTERSDGGARSTTPSSSSFSSSSTTHRLHSRPSFNSHKLIQCDTLARRKLKSEKNKTRSLDLMESPEGTAPSEGSGSGTEGAPTAKRDTSRTNTSSGSSQESLRPARPKPAVLPSEAASFTPTGPGGKSLADQVRARLLGSADNLHRVGLRKPPSPETRRKKRAWRRHTVVASPTEMSDKRPQLIVSDFPLSPNNQNQVKTQGLPRDAEGLDQGPATRQAPTSNFHQYL, from the exons GATGAGGAGAACGGTAACGGAAAGG GGTTTCAGAAAGGTCAGTTGGAGCCAATGGACACTATATTTGTGAAGAACGTGAGAGAAAAGGGTCCGGCCCATCAGGCAGGCCTGTGCACAG GGGATCGTCTGGTGAAAGTGAATGGAGAAAGTATTCTAGGAAAGACGTACTCACAGGTGATCGCCCTCATTCAGAACAG TGAGAGCGTGTTGGAGCTCTCCATTATGCCAAAGGATGAAGATGTGCTTCAGTTGGTAAGT GCGTACTCCCAGGATGCCTACCTGACGGGTAATGAACCGTACGCTGGGGGAGCTGAAAACCTTCCGCCGCCACCCCCCCTATGTTACCCACGCTCCAAGACGACGTCGGTTTCTGGAGCTCCCCTCTCATCCCCCATGGGCCAGAACCAGCTGGATAACTGGAGTCGCTGGCCAGGTTCTTCCAGCCCCTCATCACCCTTGGACAACCGATCTGCTGTGTGCAGCCCCGCCAGCTGGCAGGAGGGGCGGCCAGGCGAGCCCGGTGGTGTGGGTCACAGCAGTCCAGCCCACCGCACAGAGGAGATCCAGTACGGTATGACCAGCCAGCAGCCTCAGGGCCAGATTAGGGGACGCTCCTACTCTTCGTCTTCCTCCTCCGGAGGCCCTTTGTCCAGCCCGCTACAAGTTCACTACCCCAACCACCATGGTGCCAGTTCTTCACAGGCTCAGCCACGCAAGTCCAGCTCAGCCTGGACCAGTCCCCCTCAGCCACAGATCAGCCACAGCCGCAGTGACCGCTGCCAGCAGGCCCTCTCTGACTGGTACTACAACCAGCAGCCGGATCGCTCAGTACGCAAGATGCAGACCCGCCATCGGAGCTACTCACAAGACCGGCTCAGTGAATCAAGGAGGCAGCAGCAGCGTACAGGTGGCTGGCCACACAGCGCCTCCCAGGACACTCTGCTCTTACTTCAGCAGTCAGGACCCGGACCCCAAGGGGAGCCATACTGGTCCTACGGAGACCACACTGCCACTAACTATACTCGAACACGCTCTGAAAATTTGCTCGCCCTCTACGACCACCATGGTCGCTCGTTAGAGATGTTGGACCGAGGAGCAGCTGGACTGGTCTCGCCTCGGATTGACAGGCCCGCGTGGCTCCAGCAGGCCCCCAAGCCTCCCCCGAGGACTGACGCTTACCACAGGCAGGGCAACCATTTTAGCGCAGCGCAAGCTCCTCAAGTGTCCCGGCAGTCACAGCCAACCTCTAAACACCACCCACAGACCCACACCCAGCCACAGCCGGCGCCCACTCAGAGCAGGCGGCTTCCTCCTGGACAGAGCGTGGACGACCTGCCGGTGGGCTACCGTAGCTACAGCCCATCTTTTTACCGCAAAACAGGCCGCATCCTGCAGCAGGCTCATTCGTTCAGGGACCCTTCATACTCTGGCCCCCACTTAAACTGGAACCCAGTACCTAAAACCAGCCCTCCAGAGGGGACGCCAGCACCTCCCACTGCCTCCACCACAACTCCAGTTGCCTCCGCCACGCCCGAATCCCAGGACAGAGGGTACAGGCCAACAAACCACGAGAGGGAACGAGGGGCAGTGGAAGGGCAGGCTGAATTGGTGGCACAGACCCAGGAAGTGGTGATGAGGCAGAAACCCCCCACGGGGCGGAGGAATGTCCAGGGTATGCGTCACCCTCACTATGCCCTGCCTTTGGATGGGCTAGAACCCTCTTTGTTTTCTCCTGATCCCAAAGACTCAGCCCCAGGTCCCGGTTCCACAGGAGATGTAGCCTCAGGCAAACCAAATGGAAACCTTGCTCCCCTCCCACTAGAGGATGACTCTCTGGCCTCCATCCCCTTCATAG CCATCTCCAGCGAGCGCTCCAAGTCATGTGACGAAGGACTCAACACGTTCAGAGAGGACGGACGATCCTT TAGGAGGCTTCCAAAAAGAGTGAAGAGCTTCTTCACAGATGGG TCTCTGGACAACATCGGGACAGCGGAGGAGGTTCGGTCGAAACGTCACTCCACCTCGGAGCTGGGAAACATCACTTACAGCGATGTATGGCGAGAAGGATGGCTGCACTACAAGCAGATCCACACCGAGAAGGGCAAG AAGGTAGGCAGCGCCATGCGTCCGTGGAAGCGTGTCTTTTCGGTTCTTCGCTCCCAATCGCTGTTCCTCTACAAGGATAAGCGGGAGGCGGTGCTTCGCGGAGCCACATTTGGAGGTTCGGCCGAGGATGAGCAGCCGATCAGCATCCAGGGCTGCCTGGTGGACATCGCGTACAGCGAGACCAAACGAAAGCACGCCCTCCGGCTGACCACCCAGGACTTCTGTGAGTATTTGCTGCAAGCGGAGGACCGGGAGGACATGCTGAATTGGATAAAGGTCATCGGGGAGAACAGCAAGATAGACAACGAG GAGCTCGGCTTTTCCAGGCAGGCCCTCATTAATAAGAAGCTTAATGACTACAGAAAACAAAG TCCAGCTGTCAACAAGCCAGACTCCTCTCCCAAGTTGTCCCGTATGAAGCCTCCCTTCCTGCTCAATAAGACGGAGAACGCTGCTGGAGCGCCACGCTCGCCCAAACCAGAAGGCAAAG ATGAGAGCAGCCCTCCCAAGTCTCCATGGGGAATTAACATCatgaagaaagcaaagaaagctGGGCCCAAAGCTTTCGGTGTGAGGCTGGAGGAATGTCAACCTGGTACAAATAACAAG TTCGTTCCAATGATTGTGGAGATCTGCTGTGGCCTCGTGGAGGAGATGGGTCTGGAATACACCGGCATTTACCGAGTCCCAGGGAATAACGCCATGGTGTCGCTGCTCCAGGAGCAGCTCAACAAGGGCGTGGACATCAACCCTGCAGAGGAG AAGTGGCAGGACCTCAATGTCGTCAGTAGCTTACTCAAATCCTTCTTCAGGAAACTCCCAGAGCCACTCTTCACCAACG ACAAGTACAACGACTTCATCGATGCCAATCGGATGGAAAATGCATCCGACAGACTGAAGACCATGAAGAAGTTG ATCCGCGACCTCCCAGATCATTATTACCACACTCTCAAGTTCCTGGTTGGTCACCTGAAGACTGTAGCCGACAACTCGGATAAAAACAAG ATGGAGCCTCGTAACTTGGCTCTCGTGTTTGGGCCGACGCTGGTTCGGACGTCTGAGGACAACATGAAAGACATGGTCACTCACATGCCCGACCGCTACAAGATCGTAGAAACGCTCATACAACAC TGCACCTGGTTTTTCACTGATGAGCTAGACAAGGATGAGAAG ACACCAGTGGACACGGAGGACGTGCAGCCCGCCCCCAACATCGACCACCTGCTCTCCAACATCGGCAGGACCGCTCTGCTCGGCGAAGCCTCGG attCAACCAACAGTGATTCAGCGAAATCAAAG GGGTCATGGGGGTCAAAGAAGGACCTCACAGCCAAGGAATTCCTGGCTCTGTCCATCATGTCAGCGGTTACTGGCCGCAAACGCAGGAAGCGCCATAACGCCCGCCGCGTGGGCAGCAGCACCGACGACGACTCTGAGCATGAGCCGATCAAAGCTGGACATTTAGGggcaggagaggaagaggaggtggagtCGCCAGTAGGAGACACTGCTCCTCgagcagagggagaggaggatgatgacgaagaggaagaagaggacgaggaggaggaggatgaggaagtTGCAGAGAGCGGAGTGAAAGAGGAGCGACAAGAGGAGCCGGCCGTTAAACCCAATCGGTTGTCCTGTAAAGTGGAAGAGGAGGCGGGAGGAAGGCAGGCAGCCATGTTaaacgaggaggaggaggtgcaggCGGAGGTGAAGGGGCCTCAGTGGCGAGCTCCAGAGGATGCTCGCTCTATAGTTTCAGGTTACTCCACCCTCTCTACTTTAGGGCGGAGCTTGGGATCTGAGGGGAGGGGGGACGATGCTGATGATGAACACAGCGAGCTggtgagcgagacagataatgAGAGCGGCTTCGCCTCGCGCTCTCTTACACAGGAGAGACCCGATAAACACCCGGCGCCACCTGTAAACACGCAGCTGCTGGCGCCGCCGCGAAGCTTTCTCTACACACACTACAAAAGCCCCGCTCTGTCAACCAGTAACATTCTCACCCCACCCACTTCCCTCACACAGAGACCAGACTCCACAGAGAGGAGCGACGGAGGGGCCCGCTCCACTAcaccttcttcctcctccttctcgtcCTCCTCCACCACTCACAGACTGCACTCGCGGCCTTCCTTTAACTCCCACAAGCTGATCCAGTGCGACACTCTGGCCAGGAGGAAGCTGAAGTCTGAGAAAAACAAGACTCGCTCCCTGGACCTGATGGAGTCTCCCGAGGGCACGGCTCCATCCGAGGGCTCCGGCTCAGGAACGGAAGGTGCACCCACAGCAAAGAGGGATACCTCCAGAACCAACACTTCCTCAGGCAGCAGCCAGGAGAGTCTGCGCCCAGCCCGACCCAAGCCTGCCGTGCTGCCCAGCGAGGCCGCTTCCTTCACTCCGACCGGCCCGGGCGGGAAGTCGCTGGCCGATCAGGTCCGCGCCCGACTGCTAGGCTCAGCTGACAACCTGCACCGCGTCGGACTGCGGAAACCACCGTCACCCGAGACGCGCAGGAAGAAGCGGGCTTGGCGCAGACACACTGTGGTGGCTTCCCCGACTGAGATGTCCGATAAGAGACCCCAGCTGATTGTCAGCGATTTCCCCTTATCTCCTAACAATCAAAACCAGGTCAAAACACAAGGGCTGCCTCGGGATGCAGAAGGTCTTGACCAAGGACCGGCTACACGTCAAGCACCCACCTCCAATTTCCACCAGTACCTTTGA